Proteins encoded in a region of the Candidatus Moanabacter tarae genome:
- the iolG_7 gene encoding Myo-inositol 2-dehydrogenase, whose amino-acid sequence MSHKTIRFAQISFWFGHANGICAAAQRHPNVELVCIWDDEPERGRRAAAKFGVGYIDSLSELLQREDIDAVGICSPTHEHAEHIIAAAESGKHCLVEKPFTRTLAEADSAIQVAETHQVQVMPVYNLQFTPANQKMKEFVENDTLGPIYQVRRRHGHREYTKNGFDAQRVMNDSDWPWKDGDVEGRRSLYHAGSHTVYWMLWMFGVPEVVVSLGGTRLAGMPEEDNNVAVFRYDNGMLVTLHTSETETAALLATELYGQKGALIQTRGDGPSTWANQGEAGALMHYEEAIRRWLPVPGISRQFQPEGSCPNIRFFDSLVTGTPTPITMYDGRRCMRVLAAAERADREKRQVELVEIE is encoded by the coding sequence ATGTCTCATAAGACTATCCGTTTCGCTCAGATTAGTTTCTGGTTTGGCCACGCCAACGGTATTTGTGCCGCCGCCCAACGCCACCCGAACGTAGAATTAGTTTGCATTTGGGATGATGAGCCGGAACGTGGTCGCCGGGCAGCCGCCAAATTCGGGGTAGGATACATTGATTCGTTGAGTGAATTACTACAACGGGAAGATATCGATGCGGTTGGGATCTGTTCCCCCACTCATGAGCATGCGGAGCACATCATTGCTGCTGCTGAGTCTGGCAAGCACTGTTTGGTGGAGAAGCCCTTCACTCGAACTTTGGCTGAGGCTGATAGTGCCATCCAGGTCGCCGAGACCCACCAAGTCCAGGTCATGCCTGTTTACAACCTTCAGTTTACGCCGGCAAACCAGAAGATGAAGGAGTTTGTCGAGAACGACACCCTCGGACCCATATATCAGGTACGTCGTCGCCACGGCCATCGCGAATACACAAAGAATGGGTTCGATGCTCAACGTGTTATGAATGACTCGGATTGGCCTTGGAAGGACGGTGATGTCGAAGGGAGACGCTCCCTTTATCACGCAGGTTCCCACACGGTTTACTGGATGCTGTGGATGTTTGGCGTCCCAGAAGTTGTGGTCTCCCTAGGTGGTACGCGTTTGGCTGGGATGCCTGAAGAAGACAACAATGTAGCAGTCTTTCGCTATGACAACGGAATGCTGGTTACACTCCACACGAGTGAGACCGAAACCGCTGCGTTACTCGCCACGGAGCTCTATGGTCAGAAAGGAGCTCTGATTCAGACGCGTGGGGATGGTCCTTCTACCTGGGCTAACCAGGGTGAAGCTGGGGCCTTAATGCACTACGAGGAAGCGATTCGTCGGTGGTTGCCTGTCCCAGGGATATCACGCCAGTTCCAGCCTGAAGGTTCCTGTCCTAACATCCGCTTCTTCGACTCCCTAGTTACCGGGACTCCGACCCCTATAACAATGTATGACGGTCGCCGTTGCATGCGGGTGCTGGCTGCTGCAGAAAGGGCCGATCGGGAGAAACGCCAAGTGGAACTAGTGGAGATCGAATAA
- the ptlH_2 gene encoding 1-deoxypentalenic acid 11-beta-hydroxylase: MPRLTHRQMEQFKREGYLLVKKVLDVERIINPIIREYHEVLNRLANELYEAKEILELYEELSFSDRITRIYAETRKIHAQYFDFSLPQAGSIEPDTPFWAGPAVFRAITDPDLLDYVECFIGPEIYSNPVQHVRIKPPESLVPRTEDGQPMLGATSWHQDNGVVRPESDKTNMLTVWFPLTPAREEHGCLQVVPGSHLDGLTTHCPGGTGGLRIPDQNFDKSSCIPIPMEAGDVLFFHKLIVHGSLSNKSNEVRWSFDLRYNPIGQATGREAFPGFVARSRTHPEDVLRNPAEWEQSWRDARDRLAVDPDPGPFNRWNSNHPACA, encoded by the coding sequence ATGCCACGACTTACACATCGTCAGATGGAACAATTCAAGAGGGAGGGCTATCTTCTTGTTAAGAAGGTTCTCGATGTTGAGCGCATTATCAACCCAATCATTAGGGAATACCACGAGGTTCTTAACCGTTTGGCTAACGAGCTTTACGAGGCCAAAGAGATTCTTGAGCTCTATGAGGAACTATCGTTCAGTGATCGCATAACGCGTATCTATGCTGAAACACGCAAAATACATGCCCAGTATTTCGACTTCTCACTCCCTCAAGCAGGTAGCATAGAGCCAGATACACCATTTTGGGCTGGTCCAGCTGTTTTTCGGGCCATAACGGATCCTGATCTTTTAGATTACGTCGAATGTTTCATCGGTCCAGAAATCTATTCCAATCCGGTGCAACACGTTCGCATCAAACCACCTGAGAGCCTCGTTCCCCGAACTGAAGATGGCCAACCTATGCTCGGGGCCACAAGCTGGCATCAGGACAATGGGGTCGTCCGCCCAGAATCCGACAAAACGAATATGCTGACAGTGTGGTTTCCACTGACACCAGCCCGAGAAGAACATGGCTGCCTTCAAGTAGTGCCTGGGAGCCACCTAGATGGATTGACAACCCACTGCCCTGGAGGAACTGGCGGCCTTAGAATACCTGATCAAAATTTTGATAAATCTTCGTGCATTCCTATTCCGATGGAGGCAGGAGACGTACTTTTCTTCCATAAACTTATCGTCCATGGTTCGCTTTCAAATAAAAGCAATGAAGTACGCTGGAGCTTCGATTTACGGTATAATCCCATCGGTCAGGCAACAGGGCGCGAAGCCTTCCCTGGCTTCGTAGCCCGAAGCCGCACTCATCCTGAAGACGTGTTGAGAAATCCTGCTGAGTGGGAACAGTCTTGGCGCGACGCCCGTGATCGCCTCGCTGTCGACCCAGATCCTGGCCCGTTCAACCGCTGGAATTCGAACCATCCGGCCTGTGCTTAA
- the acyI gene encoding Acylase ACY 1 proenzyme, with translation MAFSSKGLTHRSTVTSKRGMVASAHPLASLAGIQILMDGGNAIDSAIATAAALNVVEPYMSGIGGVGYMHIFSSKKKEQRVLDYIGLTPAAAELSLYSKESDQERGPLAPIVPGACAGWLEALAQYGTMDPGTVFSPAIEFAEQGYPLTVKNSAFFEPAVESLIKYSQASARYLINGQVPRPGEIIIQPELARTFRMVAELGSDVFYKGAIAEQIVAHMQSIGGLITAEDLSRFAPVWQDPVFVDYRGYKVCVPPPPCQAVQFLEILNIMEGFEVSELGHNTVETLHCFFEAAKLSIADRAEFTAIDQPPTYGLLSKEFSAERRSLIGERARPSGGDLFTARKMADEVLAGDPYAFLQTECTTHFDTIDSEGNAVACTQSLGSGFGSAIVVPSTGITLNNFMRWFDQEPTSPNAIGPSKKIEMCVSPVQIWDDGGLRLLIGTPGSYGILQTTPQMIMNVIDHDMNIQAAIEAARAKTERGFKISAEDRIGDEVFAQLERRGHQINRLGDWSPGVGGGQGIMIDPNSGAFMGGADPRRDGYAIGW, from the coding sequence ATGGCCTTTTCTTCGAAAGGATTAACGCATCGGTCGACTGTAACTAGTAAACGCGGGATGGTGGCCTCTGCCCACCCCTTGGCCTCACTTGCTGGGATTCAGATCCTAATGGATGGGGGGAATGCTATCGACAGTGCCATTGCAACCGCGGCAGCGCTCAACGTGGTTGAACCCTATATGTCTGGCATCGGTGGTGTAGGGTACATGCATATCTTTAGTTCGAAAAAAAAAGAGCAGAGAGTTCTTGATTATATCGGTCTAACCCCCGCTGCTGCGGAACTCTCCCTGTATTCTAAAGAATCGGATCAAGAACGTGGGCCGTTGGCTCCGATTGTTCCGGGCGCATGTGCCGGGTGGTTGGAGGCCTTAGCTCAATATGGGACTATGGATCCTGGAACTGTTTTCTCCCCTGCTATTGAATTTGCAGAGCAGGGTTATCCTTTGACAGTAAAAAACAGTGCCTTCTTTGAGCCGGCCGTAGAGTCCCTCATAAAATACTCTCAGGCGAGCGCTCGTTACCTGATCAACGGACAAGTTCCTAGACCGGGAGAAATTATTATTCAGCCGGAATTAGCCCGAACGTTCCGGATGGTGGCGGAGTTGGGATCGGATGTTTTTTACAAAGGTGCAATTGCGGAACAGATAGTGGCCCATATGCAATCCATCGGAGGGCTGATTACCGCCGAAGACTTGAGTAGGTTTGCTCCAGTATGGCAGGATCCTGTGTTTGTCGATTATCGTGGATACAAGGTCTGTGTTCCACCACCTCCTTGTCAAGCAGTCCAATTCCTTGAGATCCTTAATATTATGGAGGGATTCGAAGTGAGTGAACTAGGGCACAACACTGTCGAGACGCTTCACTGTTTTTTCGAAGCAGCAAAACTTTCCATAGCTGATCGGGCAGAGTTCACGGCAATCGATCAACCTCCGACTTATGGACTCCTTTCAAAAGAGTTTTCGGCTGAGAGAAGATCACTGATTGGGGAGCGTGCTCGGCCGAGCGGCGGCGATCTTTTTACCGCCAGGAAGATGGCGGATGAAGTGTTGGCCGGAGATCCTTATGCATTTCTTCAGACAGAGTGTACAACCCATTTTGATACGATTGACTCCGAGGGTAATGCGGTGGCTTGCACTCAGAGTCTGGGCAGCGGATTCGGCTCCGCCATTGTAGTGCCTAGTACGGGAATCACGCTGAATAATTTTATGCGCTGGTTCGATCAAGAGCCAACTAGCCCTAATGCTATTGGCCCGTCCAAAAAAATCGAAATGTGCGTGTCGCCCGTTCAGATTTGGGATGATGGGGGTCTTCGACTCCTTATTGGCACTCCGGGAAGTTATGGGATCCTCCAAACCACACCTCAGATGATTATGAATGTAATCGATCACGACATGAATATCCAGGCAGCTATTGAAGCTGCTCGAGCGAAGACTGAAAGGGGATTTAAAATATCTGCAGAAGATAGAATTGGAGATGAAGTGTTTGCCCAGCTCGAAAGAAGAGGCCACCAGATTAATCGATTAGGCGATTGGTCTCCCGGCGTAGGTGGTGGCCAGGGAATAATGATTGATCCCAATAGTGGTGCTTTTATGGGTGGAGCCGACCCGCGTAGGGACGGCTATGCGATAGGTTGGTAA
- the mepA gene encoding Multidrug export protein MepA, giving the protein MSAEPLVTTGSDFPANGSFTEGSVFRHVLRLSGFLSLGYSFWVFASLLEAFYLGMLGTEQLAAVAFTMPVTMLITSMTYGLGIGASSVIARAIGRGDHGASVRLCTHTLLLGWLVVSIVGLIGFCFSKRIFELLGANPEVITFIDDYISIWFLGIPFFAPAMLISSLLRASGGAAISGLQMALGPCVQMILGPFLIFGLWGIPALGIKGAALAYIAGRLIAMLAGFYIIIFHKRLLVFSLDGIINSWRSILHVGLPSMATSSVAPLASAIITRLLSSYGPEVVAGFSIGARADSMVMMVLMATGSSIGPFVGMNWGAGKYDRVQHALRIVRNLCFWWGGCCCLVMFVFAREIVSPINSDSIVVSTAVLYLRIVPISMVFMGLQNAASSTFNALGKPMPSMTLSMARMALIYLPLAIFLNRIWGYHGILFATTSTSIIVGLWAWRWVHWFIDKESHSAGH; this is encoded by the coding sequence TTGAGTGCTGAACCATTGGTAACCACTGGTTCTGACTTTCCTGCAAATGGATCATTTACAGAGGGGTCTGTTTTTCGCCATGTCCTTAGATTGAGTGGTTTCCTATCGCTTGGCTATTCATTTTGGGTCTTCGCATCGCTCTTGGAGGCTTTCTATCTAGGCATGTTGGGCACCGAGCAACTTGCCGCAGTTGCATTCACTATGCCGGTGACAATGTTGATTACGAGTATGACTTACGGTCTCGGTATCGGTGCTTCCTCTGTAATCGCACGGGCTATAGGTAGGGGTGATCATGGAGCTTCAGTCCGGTTGTGCACTCACACGCTCTTATTAGGTTGGTTGGTGGTTAGCATCGTAGGCCTTATCGGTTTCTGTTTTTCTAAGCGAATCTTCGAGTTGCTAGGCGCAAATCCTGAGGTAATCACGTTTATTGATGACTATATTTCTATCTGGTTTTTGGGTATTCCCTTTTTTGCTCCTGCAATGTTGATTTCGAGTCTTTTGCGGGCTTCTGGAGGAGCAGCTATTTCTGGGTTACAGATGGCACTTGGGCCTTGTGTTCAAATGATCTTAGGGCCGTTCCTCATTTTCGGTCTTTGGGGAATCCCTGCCTTAGGCATTAAAGGTGCAGCTTTGGCATATATTGCAGGGCGACTAATTGCTATGTTGGCCGGCTTCTACATTATTATCTTCCATAAACGCCTACTTGTTTTTTCTTTAGATGGGATAATCAACTCCTGGCGTTCAATTTTGCATGTTGGCTTACCCTCAATGGCGACAAGCAGTGTTGCTCCTTTAGCCTCTGCCATTATCACTCGGCTTCTCTCCAGTTATGGGCCTGAGGTGGTGGCTGGGTTTAGCATTGGAGCAAGAGCAGATTCCATGGTGATGATGGTTTTGATGGCCACCGGATCATCTATCGGGCCCTTCGTCGGTATGAATTGGGGTGCTGGCAAGTATGATCGGGTCCAGCATGCGCTTCGAATTGTCAGAAATCTTTGTTTCTGGTGGGGCGGGTGTTGTTGTTTGGTGATGTTTGTTTTTGCTAGAGAAATTGTTTCTCCGATTAACAGTGACTCCATAGTTGTATCGACGGCAGTCCTTTACCTTAGAATAGTGCCCATATCGATGGTGTTTATGGGGTTACAGAATGCTGCTAGTTCAACATTTAATGCGCTAGGGAAACCCATGCCTTCAATGACCCTTTCAATGGCTAGGATGGCTCTTATTTACCTTCCGCTTGCTATTTTCCTTAACCGGATATGGGGTTATCACGGAATCCTTTTTGCTACAACATCAACGAGTATAATTGTGGGTTTATGGGCCTGGAGGTGGGTGCATTGGTTTATTGATAAGGAAAGCCACTCTGCTGGCCATTAG
- the abo gene encoding 4-methylaminobutanoate oxidase (formaldehyde-forming) — MVPSKASVVIVGGGALGTSSAFHLADEGIEDVVLLDKGPIAQGTTPFAAGQTGYLTVDQDLLKLNQYCIEFFERFEERTGYPICFHQNGSLRIALTDSFRGGLEDRIKVAKETGDEAELISHERVMELVPELRLPSDASVLLIPRDGFVEPKSVAVAYAAAAAARGVSIHTGCAVTGLEITDGRIHGVRTAEGFIESQWVVLAAGAWARQFAGRLNFELKTVPVRHQAFVTSPITGVTGQEPVVRFAENQIYIRPYEGGLLVGGYGYRPLSFDMNQFAKDFEIASLESDPIYYQQLKHAASEYFPVLKTSVTVQERRGLPTIAPDGRFVASKTSQVEGLLIASACMVGGIFASPVIGRAIVDAILDRDSGLPLESLNADRFGSNYSSDADLRATCESLYANHYRRES, encoded by the coding sequence ATGGTTCCATCAAAGGCAAGTGTGGTTATCGTAGGTGGCGGAGCGCTCGGCACATCGTCTGCTTTTCATCTTGCCGATGAAGGGATTGAAGATGTTGTACTCCTGGATAAGGGTCCGATTGCACAGGGTACAACTCCATTTGCGGCTGGCCAGACCGGCTATTTGACTGTCGACCAGGATCTGCTCAAACTGAATCAATACTGTATTGAATTCTTTGAGCGATTTGAAGAGAGAACTGGATACCCTATATGCTTCCACCAGAATGGTAGTTTGAGAATCGCCCTGACGGATTCATTTAGAGGTGGCCTGGAAGATCGAATAAAGGTGGCAAAGGAAACCGGCGATGAAGCAGAACTTATCTCACATGAAAGAGTGATGGAGTTGGTTCCAGAACTCAGGCTTCCTAGTGATGCCAGTGTTCTCCTGATTCCCAGGGACGGATTTGTGGAACCTAAATCGGTTGCCGTAGCCTACGCCGCCGCCGCCGCGGCGAGAGGAGTTTCCATCCATACTGGTTGTGCCGTAACTGGGCTAGAGATAACCGACGGTCGTATTCACGGTGTTAGGACAGCTGAGGGTTTTATTGAAAGCCAGTGGGTCGTCTTGGCGGCTGGTGCGTGGGCTCGACAATTCGCGGGGAGGTTAAATTTCGAACTTAAGACAGTTCCTGTGCGACATCAGGCATTTGTCACTTCGCCGATCACTGGTGTTACAGGGCAGGAACCGGTGGTTAGATTCGCAGAGAATCAGATTTATATTCGGCCGTACGAAGGCGGTTTATTAGTGGGTGGTTATGGATATAGGCCGCTAAGTTTTGATATGAACCAATTCGCTAAAGACTTTGAGATTGCATCCCTAGAATCGGATCCAATCTATTACCAACAGCTGAAACATGCTGCGTCGGAGTATTTTCCCGTTCTGAAAACTTCAGTCACCGTACAAGAGAGGCGAGGTCTTCCAACAATTGCTCCAGATGGGAGATTCGTAGCCTCTAAAACCAGTCAGGTCGAAGGGTTGTTGATTGCCTCCGCCTGTATGGTTGGAGGTATTTTTGCTTCTCCTGTGATTGGGCGTGCTATCGTTGATGCCATCTTGGACAGGGATAGTGGGTTGCCTTTGGAGAGCCTGAATGCAGATCGATTTGGCAGTAACTATTCGAGTGATGCAGATCTGCGGGCTACATGTGAGAGTTTATATGCGAACCACTATCGTCGGGAATCATAA
- a CDS encoding Glycosyl hydrolase family 109 protein 1 — translation MGICASTIKGLEVVALCDLWEERLVSAGKRLGVETYTDFNRFLEHEFDAVILANYFHQHAPFAIKALMAGKHVMSETAACHTLAEGVALARAVEKSNRIYMFAENCPYFAYNQEMHRLYQKGTIGEFQYGEGEYIHPDPPEVKLARSCGSNHWRNWIPATYYCTHSIAPVMVITNTRPVKVNGFCVPFDFGDPSQNLAMTRGDTCSIIICRMNNGAVMKSLHGGLRGHGLYVRIHGNKGLMENVRHGDKDRLRVYREPWEKRKAEPTEIVYTPDFPSHNLEAKRAGHSGGDFFTVYHFARAINTGKQPFLDVYRGIDMSIVGIQAWRSALSDSFPMDIPDFRQEPIRKQFENDHWSPDPERSGKGQPPSSILGEIKPSSDARALADKVWTARGYVES, via the coding sequence ATGGGTATATGTGCCTCGACGATAAAGGGCCTCGAGGTTGTAGCGCTATGCGACCTTTGGGAAGAACGTCTGGTTTCAGCGGGGAAACGCCTCGGAGTTGAAACATACACTGACTTCAATCGATTTCTTGAACACGAATTCGACGCCGTGATCCTAGCGAATTACTTCCACCAACATGCACCCTTTGCAATCAAAGCTCTAATGGCGGGAAAACACGTTATGAGCGAAACAGCAGCTTGCCACACATTAGCCGAAGGAGTGGCGCTGGCACGCGCGGTGGAGAAGAGTAACCGCATTTACATGTTCGCTGAAAACTGCCCCTACTTTGCTTACAATCAGGAAATGCACCGCCTCTATCAGAAAGGAACAATTGGCGAGTTCCAATATGGCGAGGGCGAGTACATTCACCCCGATCCTCCAGAGGTTAAACTTGCTCGAAGCTGTGGATCGAATCACTGGCGAAACTGGATTCCGGCAACTTACTACTGCACCCATTCTATTGCCCCCGTAATGGTAATCACCAACACCCGCCCAGTGAAGGTCAACGGTTTCTGTGTCCCCTTTGATTTCGGTGATCCCAGCCAAAACCTGGCAATGACTAGGGGCGATACTTGTTCCATCATCATCTGCCGGATGAATAACGGTGCAGTGATGAAATCACTCCACGGCGGACTAAGAGGTCACGGGCTCTACGTACGTATCCACGGAAACAAGGGTTTAATGGAAAATGTGCGCCATGGCGACAAGGACCGCCTAAGAGTTTACCGTGAGCCTTGGGAAAAAAGGAAGGCTGAACCAACAGAAATTGTCTATACGCCTGATTTCCCTTCCCACAACCTCGAAGCCAAAAGAGCTGGCCATAGCGGCGGCGACTTTTTTACAGTCTACCATTTTGCGCGCGCAATCAATACCGGGAAACAGCCGTTTCTAGATGTCTACCGAGGCATCGATATGAGCATTGTTGGCATTCAAGCATGGCGATCGGCTTTGAGTGATTCCTTTCCCATGGACATCCCAGATTTTCGGCAAGAGCCGATACGCAAACAATTTGAAAATGACCATTGGTCACCAGATCCCGAAAGGTCTGGCAAAGGACAACCACCCAGCAGCATACTAGGAGAGATTAAACCGTCATCAGATGCACGGGCACTCGCCGATAAAGTTTGGACCGCGCGAGGATACGTAGAGTCTTAG